Proteins co-encoded in one Kribbella solani genomic window:
- a CDS encoding MarR family winged helix-turn-helix transcriptional regulator — protein MAGTKITPPENPLALEHQVCFALAVAARTVIALYRPVLEPMGLTHPQYLVMLALWEREPVSVKDLSGMLQLEPATLSPLLKRLEAAGLLSRARSVMDERSLAVSLTDEGRALRDQALEVPPAIVQRLGLDLGELMDLHDRLTMVITAATTEQKTEQKPE, from the coding sequence ATGGCAGGGACGAAGATCACGCCGCCGGAGAACCCGTTGGCGCTCGAGCACCAGGTTTGTTTCGCGCTGGCGGTCGCGGCGCGTACGGTGATCGCGCTGTACCGCCCGGTGCTGGAGCCAATGGGGCTGACCCATCCGCAGTACCTGGTGATGCTCGCGCTCTGGGAACGCGAGCCGGTGTCGGTGAAGGATCTGTCCGGGATGCTCCAGCTCGAGCCGGCCACCTTGTCCCCGCTGCTCAAACGTCTCGAAGCCGCCGGTCTGCTCAGCCGCGCCCGCTCAGTCATGGACGAACGCTCCCTGGCCGTATCGCTCACCGACGAAGGCCGCGCGCTCCGCGACCAGGCCCTTGAGGTCCCGCCCGCGATCGTACAGCGTCTCGGCCTGGACCTCGGCGAGCTGATGGACCTGCACGACCGCCTGACCATGGTCATCACCGCCGCCACGACGGAACAGAAGACAGAACAGAAGCCCGAGTAA
- a CDS encoding sensor histidine kinase, with product MGDADVRLMADPRLWLRGRFGLVALGIAVICAGTDAAVMLLFGPPMNKWRPITLLIAAIVVDLALAAPPRWVAWVAGAHAAVFILSPLLMPGRPATEPEVNNFGALIAAFLAGAWLRNRPAGLVLAGLIAAGVIGHGIERDPQSGWDLIILTSSASILLPGLVGRLTITHRTYLADLERRTERLTREREIAIREAVADDRGALARDLHDGLSHHMSAISIHAGAARLALADSPPGGAQQALTSVESASRSAMLDLRRLLDLLHGQPEESDRQAGLGSVEELLVGVRAAGLPVTLTVTGAERELPASLDVALYRIVQEALTNALRHGNGDNARVNIDYEADAILVAVTNGLGERPAAGWQTSMGRGLAGICSRVRLFGGEVGCGPEGATWQLRVRVPLDAE from the coding sequence ATGGGCGACGCTGACGTACGGCTGATGGCCGACCCGCGACTGTGGTTACGCGGCAGGTTCGGCCTCGTCGCGCTGGGGATCGCGGTGATCTGCGCCGGTACGGATGCGGCGGTCATGCTCTTGTTCGGCCCGCCGATGAACAAATGGCGCCCGATCACGCTGCTGATCGCGGCGATCGTGGTCGACCTGGCGCTGGCCGCCCCGCCGCGTTGGGTGGCCTGGGTGGCCGGTGCCCACGCGGCGGTCTTCATCCTCAGCCCGCTCCTGATGCCGGGCCGGCCGGCGACCGAGCCGGAGGTGAACAACTTCGGCGCGCTGATCGCGGCGTTCCTGGCCGGCGCCTGGTTGCGCAACCGCCCGGCCGGTCTCGTACTCGCCGGGCTGATCGCCGCGGGCGTGATCGGCCATGGAATCGAGCGAGATCCGCAGTCCGGCTGGGATCTGATCATCCTGACCAGTTCGGCCAGCATCCTTCTGCCCGGGCTGGTCGGTCGCCTGACGATCACCCACCGCACGTACCTGGCCGATCTCGAGCGCCGTACCGAACGCCTGACCCGGGAACGCGAGATCGCGATCCGGGAGGCGGTCGCGGACGATCGCGGCGCGCTGGCCCGGGACCTGCACGACGGTCTGTCGCACCATATGAGCGCGATCTCCATCCACGCCGGCGCGGCCCGGCTCGCGCTGGCCGACAGTCCACCGGGCGGCGCGCAGCAAGCCCTGACCTCGGTGGAATCGGCCAGCCGGTCCGCGATGCTCGACCTGAGACGGCTGCTCGACCTGCTGCACGGGCAACCGGAGGAGTCCGATCGGCAGGCCGGTCTGGGCAGTGTGGAGGAGTTGCTCGTCGGCGTACGCGCGGCCGGACTGCCCGTGACGCTGACCGTCACCGGGGCCGAACGCGAACTGCCCGCGTCGCTGGACGTCGCGCTGTACCGGATCGTGCAGGAGGCGCTGACGAACGCGTTGCGGCACGGGAACGGCGACAATGCCCGGGTGAACATCGACTACGAAGCGGACGCGATCTTGGTTGCCGTCACCAACGGTCTGGGCGAACGGCCGGCGGCCGGCTGGCAAACCTCGATGGGACGCGGACTGGCCGGTATCTGTTCGCGGGTGCGGTTGTTCGGCGGCGAGGTCGGCTGTGGTCCCGAGGGCGCGACCTGGCAGCTGCGCGTACGAGTTCCGCTGGACGCCGAATGA
- a CDS encoding MFS transporter, with translation MTSTPTSARAVAGRVRDPRVALALLSLPSLLIAIDISVLGVALPRMSADLRPSPTELLWMNDIYGFMVGGTMVTMGAVGDRIGRRRLIVLCAAVFAIASAAAAFSTAPWMVIATRAVMGIAGAAIMPASMALIGQLFPDPKRRVSAMGVYMTCFLTGMAVAPLIGGVMLQYWWWGSVFLLGVPVMLLTLLAAPRLLPESATRIDVPLDLRSAALCLASILALVATLKWSVNGAPLWSTIGLGLLGLTFGFMFVRRQRTLEHPLVDLALLRMPGVSRAMWVLFLTALLMGGTSIFAAFYLQSALGLSPLKSALLMIPSTIAMIIAANAGPWLGHRLRPKYVVLGSLIVMAAGFVPYTLLPAGRSGIAIVVCSAVLTTAGIGAAFPFLMNDIISHAPQERAGSAASLAQTANEIGIATGLVVLGSLATVVYRSSLTATAGQAAGTWVDGFREAAARPDGIFLSQVRNAFVNAVHAVGYAGVGTMLIVLALLLIPERPHNPTP, from the coding sequence ATGACGTCCACACCCACGTCGGCCAGGGCAGTTGCCGGGCGCGTTCGTGATCCCCGGGTCGCGTTGGCCTTGTTGTCCCTGCCTTCGCTGCTGATCGCGATCGACATCAGTGTGCTCGGCGTCGCGCTCCCGCGGATGTCGGCCGACCTGCGGCCGTCGCCGACCGAACTGCTGTGGATGAACGACATCTACGGCTTCATGGTCGGCGGCACGATGGTCACGATGGGCGCGGTCGGCGACCGGATCGGCCGGCGCCGGCTGATCGTCCTGTGCGCCGCGGTGTTCGCGATCGCCTCGGCCGCCGCCGCGTTCTCGACCGCGCCGTGGATGGTGATCGCGACCCGCGCCGTGATGGGTATCGCGGGCGCGGCGATCATGCCCGCCTCGATGGCGCTGATCGGTCAGCTCTTCCCGGATCCGAAGCGCCGAGTGTCCGCCATGGGCGTGTACATGACCTGTTTCCTCACCGGCATGGCCGTCGCGCCGCTGATCGGCGGAGTGATGCTGCAGTATTGGTGGTGGGGCTCGGTCTTCCTCCTCGGCGTACCGGTCATGCTCCTGACGTTGCTGGCCGCCCCGCGTCTCCTCCCGGAATCCGCAACCAGGATCGACGTACCCCTGGACCTCCGCAGCGCCGCTCTCTGCCTGGCCTCGATCCTCGCGCTGGTCGCCACGCTCAAGTGGTCGGTCAACGGCGCACCACTGTGGTCAACGATCGGACTGGGCCTGCTTGGCCTGACATTCGGATTCATGTTCGTACGCCGCCAGCGCACGCTCGAACATCCACTCGTCGACCTCGCGCTGCTCCGGATGCCGGGCGTCAGCCGTGCGATGTGGGTACTGTTCCTGACCGCGCTGCTGATGGGCGGTACGTCGATCTTCGCGGCGTTCTACCTGCAGTCCGCGCTCGGTCTGTCACCGTTGAAGTCGGCGCTGCTGATGATCCCGTCGACGATCGCGATGATCATCGCGGCGAACGCCGGCCCGTGGCTCGGTCACCGGCTCCGCCCGAAGTACGTGGTGCTCGGCAGTTTGATCGTGATGGCGGCCGGCTTCGTCCCGTACACGCTGCTGCCGGCCGGGCGGTCGGGGATCGCGATCGTGGTGTGCAGCGCGGTACTGACGACGGCCGGGATCGGGGCCGCGTTCCCGTTCCTGATGAACGACATCATTTCGCACGCACCACAGGAACGCGCCGGCTCGGCCGCGTCACTCGCCCAGACCGCGAACGAGATCGGTATCGCGACCGGTCTCGTCGTACTCGGAAGCTTGGCGACGGTGGTCTACCGCTCCAGCCTCACCGCGACGGCCGGTCAGGCGGCCGGCACCTGGGTAGACGGCTTCCGCGAGGCCGCCGCCCGCCCGGACGGGATCTTCCTCAGCCAGGTCCGCAACGCGTTCGTCAACGCCGTCCACGCAGTCGGCTACGCCGGCGTCGGCACCATGCTGATCGTCCTGGCCCTCCTGCTAATTCCCGAACGCCCCCACAACCCCACCCCCTGA
- a CDS encoding response regulator, with the protein MTVRVLLADDHRMFRSGVRAVLDTQPDLECVSEVGDGQSAVAESIRLRPDVAVLDIRMPRLDGLSATKAILAQPGNRTRILVLTTHDTDEYVYRTLAAGASGFLLKTVLPEELLASIRIAARGDALIDPSVTRRLVARFAAGIAPPATAPDLELLTRREREVLIQLAAARSNAEIAAALGVGEETVKTHVSRILTKLALRDRVHAVVYAFQNGLV; encoded by the coding sequence ATGACGGTGCGCGTACTGCTGGCCGACGACCACCGGATGTTCCGTTCCGGAGTTCGCGCGGTACTCGACACCCAGCCTGATCTGGAATGTGTCAGCGAAGTCGGCGACGGCCAGTCGGCTGTTGCCGAGAGCATCAGATTGCGGCCGGACGTCGCCGTACTCGACATCCGGATGCCGCGCCTGGACGGGCTGTCCGCGACAAAGGCGATCCTGGCCCAGCCGGGTAACCGGACGCGCATTCTGGTGCTGACCACACACGACACCGACGAGTACGTGTACCGAACCTTGGCGGCCGGAGCGAGTGGATTCCTGCTGAAGACGGTACTGCCGGAGGAACTGCTCGCCTCGATCCGGATCGCGGCGCGCGGCGATGCGCTGATCGATCCGTCGGTCACGCGGCGGTTGGTGGCGCGCTTCGCGGCCGGGATCGCGCCACCCGCGACGGCGCCGGACCTGGAGCTGCTGACGCGACGCGAGCGCGAAGTACTGATCCAGCTGGCCGCGGCCCGGTCGAACGCGGAGATCGCCGCCGCGCTCGGCGTCGGTGAGGAGACGGTCAAGACGCACGTGTCCCGAATCCTCACCAAGCTGGCCCTCCGCGACCGGGTGCACGCGGTCGTCTACGCGTTCCAGAACGGACTGGTTTAA
- a CDS encoding dihydrofolate reductase family protein: protein MRKLIYWVHSSIDGYIDGPNGEFDWPVMGPELIAYSDALDRRVDTLLFGRPVWEMMVGFWPKAESVRDDPHTAAFAPFWRATPKIVFSHDYPGDEWTSQVIGGDLAEQVTELKSRPGQDLLLTGGSALAATLADLGLIDEFHIAVHPLTLGAGRPLLPPTNTRRPLHHITTTLADAQIVITHYQPTPPPTTDPTTQRSV from the coding sequence ATGCGGAAGCTCATCTACTGGGTCCACAGTTCGATCGACGGGTACATCGACGGTCCGAACGGGGAGTTCGACTGGCCGGTGATGGGGCCGGAGCTCATCGCGTACTCGGATGCTCTGGATCGTCGGGTCGACACGCTGCTGTTCGGCCGGCCGGTGTGGGAAATGATGGTCGGTTTCTGGCCGAAGGCCGAGTCGGTGCGCGACGACCCGCACACGGCCGCGTTCGCGCCGTTCTGGCGGGCGACGCCGAAGATCGTGTTCTCGCACGACTATCCGGGCGACGAGTGGACCAGCCAGGTGATCGGCGGCGATCTGGCCGAGCAGGTCACCGAGCTGAAGTCGCGGCCCGGCCAGGACCTGCTCCTGACCGGCGGATCTGCCCTGGCCGCGACCCTCGCCGATCTCGGCCTGATCGACGAGTTCCACATCGCCGTCCACCCACTGACTCTCGGCGCCGGCCGCCCCCTCCTCCCACCCACCAACACCCGCCGCCCCCTCCACCACATCACCACCACCCTCGCCGACGCCCAAATAGTCATCACCCACTACCAACCCACCCCACCCCCAACCACCGACCCCACCACCCAGCGCTCGGTTTGA
- a CDS encoding FixH family protein: protein MIKRIALGCAVVAVVAGLVLWYRTTLTGDKDAVVAGSDHYTVRLVDPKPKSGPWQVEITDRDGKPATLDEVVLEPAMARMGHATDPVTATFKSPGHYQAKGLELSMPGQWSITVRLRHGSDQDEVVVPVQVAG, encoded by the coding sequence ATGATCAAACGGATCGCCCTCGGCTGCGCGGTGGTCGCGGTCGTGGCGGGGCTGGTGCTCTGGTACCGGACCACGCTGACGGGTGACAAGGACGCGGTGGTCGCCGGATCGGACCACTACACGGTCCGCCTGGTGGACCCGAAGCCGAAGTCCGGCCCGTGGCAGGTCGAGATCACCGACCGGGACGGCAAACCGGCGACGCTGGACGAGGTGGTGCTCGAGCCCGCGATGGCCCGGATGGGCCACGCCACCGACCCGGTCACCGCCACCTTCAAGTCGCCGGGCCACTACCAGGCCAAAGGTCTCGAACTGTCCATGCCCGGACAGTGGTCGATCACCGTCCGGCTGCGTCACGGCTCCGACCAGGACGAGGTAGTGGTCCCGGTCCAGGTGGCCGGCTAA
- a CDS encoding DUF4345 family protein: protein MVVIVVVAVFFAGMGIYGLAAPAALVRPFALQADTGHARTEVRAVYGGFGLAIAAVLLVAATTPDLRRGVVLAVAIALLGMAAGRLIGRIADRPTAFYPIWFYFWVEVALAAALLLTIR, encoded by the coding sequence GTGGTTGTCATCGTCGTGGTGGCTGTCTTCTTCGCCGGCATGGGCATCTACGGCCTGGCCGCCCCCGCCGCCCTGGTCAGACCTTTCGCGCTGCAGGCCGACACCGGCCACGCCCGCACCGAAGTACGCGCCGTCTACGGTGGCTTCGGCCTGGCCATCGCCGCTGTCCTACTCGTCGCCGCAACCACCCCGGACCTCCGCCGCGGCGTCGTACTCGCCGTAGCGATCGCCCTTCTGGGCATGGCGGCCGGCCGGCTCATCGGCCGGATCGCCGACCGCCCCACCGCCTTCTACCCGATCTGGTTCTACTTCTGGGTCGAGGTCGCCCTCGCCGCCGCCCTCCTGCTCACGATCCGCTGA